One part of the Mycolicibacterium aromaticivorans JS19b1 = JCM 16368 genome encodes these proteins:
- the ileS gene encoding isoleucine--tRNA ligase — translation MTENGYPKPAGGSPSFPALELDVLDYWASDDTFRASIAQRDGAEEYVFYDGPPFANGLPHYGHLLTGYVKDIVPRYRTMRGYKVERRFGWDTHGLPAELEVQRQLGITDKAQIEEMGIGKFNDACRASVLKYTSEWREYVTRQARWVDFDNDYKTLDLSFMESVIWAFKQLWDKGLAYEGVRVLPYCWNDETPLSSHELRMDDDVYQSRQDPAITVGFRINQAGSDLDGAYLLIWTTTPWTLPSNQAVAVNPDVTYVVVQVDGRRLVLAQARLAAYARELGEEPEVLATVTGEQLLGLHYLPPFPYFLNSANAFQVLRGDFVTTEDGTGVVHMAPAYGEDDKATTDTVGIAPVTPVDSKGRFDASVPDYQGQHVFDANPQIIRDLKNGTGSAAVNAPVLIRQETYDHSYPHCWRCRNPLIYRAVSSWFVKVTEFRDRMVELNQQITWYPEHVKDGQFGKWLSGARDWSISRNRYWGTPIPVWVSDDPAYPRIDVYGSLDELERDFGVRPDNLHRPYIDELTRPNPDDPSGNSTMRRIEDVFDVWFDSGSMPYAQVHYPFENEDWFLGGAAGGEEAHFPGDFIVEYIGQTRGWFYTLHVLATALFDRPAFKTCVSHGIVLGNDGAKMSKSLRNYPDVNEVFDRDGSDAMRWFLMASPILRGGNLIVTEQGIREGVRQVLLPLWNAYSFLALYAPKVGTWRTNSTHVLDRYILAKLAELRDQLTGSMDVCDISGACEQLRQFTEALTNWYVRRSRSRFWEEDPDAIDTLHTVLEVTTRLAAPLLPMATEVIWRGLTGERSVHLTDWPQAGVVPADPALVAAMDQVRDVCSTASSLRKAKKLRVRLPLPKLTVAVDNPQSLEPFADLIADELNVKAVELTDDVPAYGRFELAVNARAAGPRIGKDVQAAIKAVKAGDYVLNADGTLTAGPAVLLPEEFTAKLVAADPEWTAALPDGAGLVVLDGTLTPELEAEGWAKDRIRELQDLRKSSGLDVSDRIRVVMSVPAERADWAAAHTDLIAGEILATSFDFGEPDGAVEIGDGVLVAISKA, via the coding sequence GTGACCGAGAATGGCTACCCGAAGCCGGCTGGTGGTTCACCGAGCTTCCCGGCCCTCGAACTCGATGTCCTGGACTACTGGGCATCCGACGACACCTTCCGGGCCAGCATCGCCCAGCGCGACGGCGCCGAGGAATACGTCTTCTATGACGGTCCGCCGTTCGCCAACGGCCTACCGCACTACGGCCACCTTCTGACCGGCTACGTCAAAGACATCGTGCCGCGATACCGGACGATGCGCGGATACAAAGTGGAGCGCCGGTTCGGCTGGGACACCCACGGGCTGCCCGCCGAACTCGAGGTGCAGCGTCAGCTCGGCATCACCGACAAAGCCCAGATCGAAGAGATGGGCATCGGGAAGTTCAACGACGCCTGCCGCGCCTCGGTGCTCAAGTACACCAGTGAGTGGCGCGAATACGTCACGCGTCAGGCGCGCTGGGTCGACTTCGACAACGACTACAAGACCCTGGACCTGTCGTTCATGGAGTCTGTCATCTGGGCGTTCAAGCAGTTGTGGGACAAGGGGCTGGCATACGAGGGCGTGCGGGTGCTGCCGTACTGCTGGAACGACGAGACCCCGCTGTCGTCGCACGAGCTGCGCATGGACGACGACGTCTACCAGAGCAGGCAGGACCCGGCGATCACCGTCGGGTTCCGGATCAACCAGGCCGGCTCCGATCTGGACGGCGCCTACCTGCTGATCTGGACCACCACGCCCTGGACGCTGCCGTCGAACCAGGCCGTCGCGGTCAATCCCGACGTCACCTACGTGGTGGTGCAGGTCGACGGCCGGCGTCTGGTGCTCGCTCAGGCCCGGCTCGCCGCCTATGCCCGCGAGCTGGGGGAGGAGCCCGAGGTGCTCGCCACCGTCACCGGTGAACAACTCCTCGGGCTGCACTACCTGCCGCCGTTCCCGTATTTCCTGAACTCCGCCAATGCTTTCCAGGTGCTTCGTGGTGACTTCGTCACCACCGAGGACGGCACCGGGGTGGTGCACATGGCCCCGGCGTACGGCGAGGATGACAAGGCCACCACCGACACCGTCGGCATCGCGCCGGTGACGCCGGTGGACTCCAAGGGCCGCTTCGATGCCAGTGTGCCCGACTATCAGGGCCAGCACGTGTTCGACGCCAACCCGCAGATCATCCGGGATCTCAAGAACGGCACCGGATCCGCCGCGGTCAACGCCCCGGTACTGATCCGCCAGGAAACCTACGACCACTCGTATCCGCACTGCTGGCGCTGCCGCAATCCACTGATCTACCGGGCGGTGTCGTCGTGGTTCGTGAAGGTCACCGAGTTCCGCGACCGGATGGTGGAGCTCAATCAGCAGATCACCTGGTATCCCGAGCACGTCAAGGACGGTCAGTTCGGCAAGTGGCTGTCCGGGGCCAGGGACTGGTCGATCTCGCGAAACCGGTACTGGGGCACCCCGATTCCGGTGTGGGTCTCCGATGACCCGGCGTACCCGCGGATCGACGTCTACGGCAGCCTCGACGAACTCGAGCGTGATTTCGGCGTTCGACCCGACAATCTGCACCGGCCGTACATCGACGAGTTGACCCGGCCCAATCCCGACGACCCGTCCGGCAACTCGACGATGCGCCGCATCGAGGACGTCTTCGATGTGTGGTTCGACTCCGGGTCGATGCCGTACGCGCAGGTGCACTACCCGTTCGAGAACGAGGACTGGTTCCTGGGTGGGGCGGCGGGAGGGGAAGAAGCTCATTTCCCCGGTGACTTCATCGTGGAGTACATCGGGCAGACCCGCGGCTGGTTCTACACCTTGCATGTGCTGGCCACCGCGCTGTTCGACCGGCCTGCCTTCAAAACGTGTGTGTCACATGGGATCGTGCTCGGCAACGACGGCGCGAAGATGAGCAAGTCGCTGCGCAACTACCCCGACGTCAACGAGGTCTTCGACCGCGACGGCTCCGACGCGATGCGCTGGTTCCTGATGGCGTCGCCGATTCTGCGGGGCGGCAACCTGATCGTCACCGAGCAGGGTATCCGCGAAGGTGTCCGCCAGGTGTTGCTCCCGCTGTGGAACGCCTACAGCTTCCTCGCCCTTTACGCGCCGAAAGTCGGTACCTGGCGCACGAATTCGACCCACGTGCTGGATCGCTACATCCTGGCCAAGCTCGCCGAGTTGCGCGACCAGCTGACCGGGTCGATGGACGTCTGCGACATCTCCGGCGCCTGCGAGCAGCTGCGCCAGTTCACCGAAGCGTTGACGAACTGGTATGTGCGCCGGTCGCGTTCGCGCTTCTGGGAAGAGGATCCGGACGCCATCGACACCCTGCACACCGTGCTGGAGGTGACCACCCGGCTGGCGGCCCCGCTGCTGCCGATGGCCACCGAGGTGATCTGGCGGGGTCTGACCGGCGAGCGCTCGGTGCATCTGACCGACTGGCCGCAGGCTGGCGTGGTCCCAGCGGACCCGGCGTTGGTGGCCGCCATGGACCAGGTGCGCGACGTCTGCTCGACGGCGTCCTCGCTGCGCAAGGCCAAGAAGCTCCGCGTGCGGCTTCCGCTACCGAAACTGACTGTTGCCGTGGATAATCCGCAGAGTCTCGAACCGTTCGCGGACCTGATCGCCGACGAGCTGAACGTCAAGGCCGTCGAGCTCACCGACGACGTGCCCGCCTACGGCCGGTTCGAGCTCGCGGTCAATGCGCGGGCTGCAGGCCCGCGCATCGGCAAGGACGTCCAGGCGGCGATCAAGGCCGTCAAGGCGGGCGACTATGTGCTCAACGCCGACGGGACGCTCACCGCCGGCCCGGCCGTGCTGCTTCCGGAGGAGTTCACGGCCAAGCTGGTGGCCGCCGATCCGGAATGGACGGCGGCGCTGCCCGACGGTGCCGGCCTGGTGGTGCTCGACGGCACCCTCACCCCGGAGTTGGAGGCCGAAGGCTGGGCCAAGGACCGCATCCGTGAACTGCAGGATCTGCGCAAGTCCAGCGGTCTGGACGTCAGTGACCGCATTCGGGTGGTCATGTCGGTGCCCGCCGAACGGGCGGATTGGGCTGCGGCGCACACCGATCTGATCGCCGGCGAGATCCTCGCGACGAGTTTCGACTTCGGTGAGCCGGATGGTGCCGTGGAGATCGGCGACGGGGTGCTGGTCGCGATCAGCAAGGCCTGA
- a CDS encoding condensation domain-containing protein — protein MVALTAIHDWVDAPGKVVSWSPSPACLKKVQDAPVSDVPASYQQGQHIRSYRNHTANGLEMARLLIPAWNMPGKCDVRAMTFVINAYLRRHDTFHSWFEFVSDDSGTDRLVRHTVDNPNDIQFVATKHGEMNSAQWKKHVLDTPSPLEWDCFRFGVIQRDDHFTFYVSVDHLHADAMLMMALFVEMHMNYEALAGGGAPLRLPEAGSYQDYCARQHEYTEQLTMDSSDVRGWLDFLESNGGTMPTFPLPLGDPSVHCSGDLLTVQLMDEHETDRFESACTSAGVRFIGGVFAAAALAHRQVTGDDDYYVITPTTTRSTPAEFMTTGWFTGVVPLSVPVAARNFAEVARAAQESFDSGMPLANVPIERVYELADTEETPRIRPAGPGVPMLSYLDVGLPPLNPVIMSQWYARGGHIYTDLGAANQVGMWVNRRATGTIITVAYPDNPIARESVAEFVELMKCIYLRVADGRSELVSSSRVPIATV, from the coding sequence GTGGTTGCACTTACCGCAATCCATGACTGGGTGGACGCGCCGGGAAAGGTCGTGTCGTGGAGCCCGTCACCGGCGTGCCTGAAGAAGGTTCAGGACGCACCGGTCAGCGATGTGCCTGCGAGCTACCAGCAGGGTCAGCACATTCGCAGCTACCGCAATCACACGGCCAACGGCCTGGAGATGGCGCGGCTCCTGATCCCGGCGTGGAACATGCCGGGCAAGTGCGACGTGCGCGCGATGACCTTCGTCATCAACGCCTACCTGCGCCGGCACGACACGTTCCACAGCTGGTTCGAGTTCGTCTCCGACGACAGCGGCACCGACCGGCTGGTCCGGCACACCGTGGACAACCCGAACGACATCCAGTTCGTGGCCACCAAGCACGGCGAGATGAATTCCGCGCAGTGGAAGAAGCACGTGCTCGACACCCCGAGCCCGCTGGAGTGGGACTGCTTCCGGTTCGGTGTGATCCAGCGTGACGATCACTTCACGTTCTACGTCAGCGTCGATCACCTGCACGCCGACGCGATGCTGATGATGGCGCTGTTCGTGGAAATGCACATGAACTACGAGGCGCTGGCCGGCGGCGGAGCACCGCTGCGCCTGCCCGAGGCCGGCAGCTACCAGGACTACTGCGCGCGTCAGCACGAGTACACCGAGCAGCTGACCATGGACTCGTCGGATGTTCGCGGCTGGCTGGACTTCCTGGAGAGCAATGGCGGCACCATGCCGACGTTCCCGCTGCCGCTGGGCGATCCCTCGGTGCATTGCAGCGGCGACCTGCTCACCGTGCAGCTGATGGACGAGCACGAGACCGACCGCTTCGAGTCGGCCTGCACCTCGGCGGGTGTGCGCTTCATCGGCGGTGTGTTCGCCGCCGCGGCGCTGGCCCACCGGCAGGTGACCGGCGACGACGACTACTACGTCATCACCCCGACCACCACCCGCAGCACGCCCGCGGAGTTCATGACCACGGGCTGGTTCACCGGCGTGGTTCCGCTCTCGGTGCCGGTCGCCGCCCGCAACTTCGCCGAAGTCGCCCGGGCCGCTCAGGAGTCCTTCGACTCCGGGATGCCGCTGGCCAACGTGCCGATCGAGCGGGTCTACGAGCTCGCCGACACCGAGGAGACCCCGCGTATCCGCCCCGCCGGACCCGGCGTCCCGATGCTGTCCTACCTCGATGTGGGCCTGCCGCCGCTGAACCCGGTGATCATGTCGCAGTGGTATGCGCGGGGTGGGCACATCTACACCGATCTGGGCGCGGCCAATCAGGTCGGCATGTGGGTCAACCGTCGTGCCACCGGCACGATCATCACCGTCGCCTACCCGGACAACCCGATCGCCCGCGAATCGGTCGCCGAGTTCGTCGAGCTGATGAAGTGCATTTATCTCCGGGTGGCCGACGGCCGATCCGAGCTGGTCTCGTCGTCTCGCGTGCCCATCGCGACGGTCTGA
- a CDS encoding glycosyltransferase, giving the protein MKIAVTIHGTRGDVEPCAAVGLELRRRGHDVHLAVPPNLVAFTRAAGLPATAYGPDSQQQLQGDVFERPDALTAAAPADWLRLGNPLNALRKARTAATRGWDEMADTLLGMTEGADLVVSGTAYQEIAANVAEFRGLPLAQVHYFPVRANTQVLPVRLPAPITRAAYAAGEWMHWQLLKPAETRQRRTLGLPSTRTRPVGRIVAADTLEIQAYDPVFFPGLAGEWGDRRPLIGSLTLQMPTEVDDEVSSWIAAGTPPVYFGFGSMPLDSPAEAVRLISDVCEELGERALICAGFSDFDTTGTAPHVTIVPSVNHAAVFPACRAVVHHGGAGTTAAGIRAGVPTLVLWVAAEQPLWGKQVARLGIGATRRFAATTRGSLLTDLRAVLAPEMAHRARLLATRMSTPSESVATAADLLEKAARNRHAG; this is encoded by the coding sequence ATGAAAATCGCGGTGACTATCCACGGAACCCGTGGTGATGTCGAACCCTGTGCGGCCGTAGGTCTTGAGCTCCGGCGCCGCGGCCACGACGTACACCTGGCGGTGCCCCCGAACCTCGTCGCGTTCACCCGCGCTGCGGGCCTGCCGGCCACCGCCTACGGGCCCGACTCACAACAACAGCTGCAGGGGGACGTCTTCGAGCGGCCCGATGCCCTGACCGCCGCCGCGCCCGCGGACTGGCTGCGGCTGGGTAACCCGCTGAACGCGCTGCGCAAGGCGCGTACCGCCGCCACCCGCGGCTGGGATGAGATGGCCGACACGCTGCTCGGCATGACCGAGGGCGCCGATCTGGTCGTCAGCGGAACGGCTTACCAGGAGATCGCCGCCAACGTCGCGGAGTTTCGCGGGCTTCCGCTGGCCCAGGTGCACTACTTCCCGGTTCGGGCCAACACCCAGGTGCTGCCCGTGCGGCTGCCAGCGCCGATCACCAGGGCCGCGTACGCGGCGGGCGAGTGGATGCACTGGCAGCTGCTGAAACCGGCCGAGACCAGGCAGCGCCGCACGCTGGGCCTGCCTTCGACCAGGACCCGACCGGTCGGCCGGATCGTGGCCGCCGACACCCTGGAGATCCAGGCCTACGACCCGGTGTTCTTTCCGGGGCTGGCCGGTGAGTGGGGTGACCGGCGACCGCTCATCGGATCCCTGACACTGCAGATGCCCACAGAGGTCGACGACGAGGTCAGCTCCTGGATAGCCGCGGGCACGCCGCCTGTCTACTTCGGCTTCGGCAGCATGCCGCTGGACTCCCCCGCCGAGGCGGTACGGCTGATCAGCGACGTGTGCGAGGAACTCGGCGAACGCGCGCTGATCTGCGCCGGGTTCTCCGACTTCGACACCACCGGCACGGCGCCGCACGTCACGATCGTGCCGTCGGTGAACCATGCCGCGGTGTTCCCGGCCTGCCGCGCGGTGGTGCATCACGGCGGCGCCGGCACCACCGCGGCCGGCATTCGCGCCGGAGTCCCCACTCTGGTGCTGTGGGTAGCGGCCGAACAACCGCTTTGGGGCAAACAGGTCGCACGGCTCGGCATCGGCGCGACCCGGCGGTTCGCCGCGACCACGCGCGGTTCGCTACTAACCGACCTGCGAGCCGTTCTGGCTCCGGAAATGGCACACCGGGCTCGTTTGCTCGCCACGCGAATGAGCACGCCGTCAGAGAGCGTCGCGACGGCAGCCGACCTTCTGGAGAAGGCCGCCCGCAACCGCCACGCGGGGTGA
- a CDS encoding GAP family protein, whose protein sequence is MWTTVVLLGLAVSIEPARIALIALLLTRPRPARHLAVFLCTGLAMSLSVGFTVLFIFHHSFLGKADLNPALIQIGIGVVAVLLGALLMSKIPLRQFSRKEMAEVPAGGANETVLEVEKELAPGRFKRLSTRVRAFVQGESSWFSGSIGAALAMPSVDYMALLALIIASKTPPAEQAAALVTFLLLASWAAVIPLLSFMVAPAKTRVWVQRFNDWIRTRTRRHAGMFVAAVGVILIGVGLHGL, encoded by the coding sequence GTGTGGACAACCGTGGTGCTGCTCGGCCTCGCCGTCAGCATCGAGCCCGCACGTATCGCTCTGATCGCACTGCTGCTGACCCGACCACGTCCCGCGCGACACCTGGCTGTCTTCCTCTGCACCGGCCTGGCAATGAGCCTCAGCGTGGGCTTCACGGTCCTGTTCATTTTCCATCACAGCTTCCTGGGCAAAGCCGATCTCAACCCGGCCCTCATCCAGATCGGCATCGGCGTCGTCGCCGTGCTGCTCGGTGCCCTGCTCATGTCGAAGATCCCGTTGCGCCAGTTCTCCCGCAAGGAGATGGCCGAGGTGCCCGCCGGGGGCGCCAACGAGACCGTCCTGGAGGTCGAGAAGGAACTGGCTCCGGGCCGGTTCAAGCGACTGAGCACCAGGGTGCGCGCGTTCGTGCAGGGTGAGTCGTCCTGGTTCTCCGGGTCCATCGGCGCCGCCCTGGCGATGCCGAGCGTCGACTACATGGCCCTGCTGGCGCTGATCATCGCGTCGAAAACCCCACCGGCCGAGCAGGCCGCGGCCCTGGTCACCTTCCTGCTGCTGGCCAGTTGGGCGGCCGTCATCCCGCTGCTCAGCTTCATGGTGGCGCCGGCCAAAACCCGAGTGTGGGTGCAGCGCTTCAACGACTGGATCCGCACCCGCACCCGCAGGCATGCGGGCATGTTCGTCGCAGCGGTCGGTGTGATCTTGATCGGGGTCGGCCTGCACGGGCTGTGA